The Podospora pseudopauciseta strain CBS 411.78 chromosome 2 map unlocalized CBS411.78m_2, whole genome shotgun sequence genome has a window encoding:
- a CDS encoding uncharacterized protein (COG:S; EggNog:ENOG502S09P), which yields MASTAPDSGATPVKRGRGRPPKPEHEKKPKPVPSGRGRGRPKGSGGGVKKSAAATPKKTETTARAKAMKANADKVEAEAEAAKVKAGNVGGTGKKRGRPPGGAATVKKTESVKRGGPKGRGKKKEVSEEAEAEEEEEEAGGDEGGEGEGEESS from the coding sequence ATGGCATCCACCGCCCCAGACAGCGGCGCCACCCCCGTCAAGCGCGGCCGCGGCCGCCCCCCCAAGCCGGAGCATGAgaagaagccgaagccggTGCCTAGCGGGCGTGGGAGGGGAAGGCCCaaggggagtggtggtggtgtgaagAAGAGTGCTGCGGCGACGCCGAAGAAGACGGAGACGACGGCTAGAGCGAAGGCTATGAAGGCGAATGCTGATAAGGTGGAGGCTGAGGCTGAGGCGGCGAAGGTTAAGGCTGGTAATGTTGGGGGAAcagggaagaagagagggcGGCCGCCGGGGGGAGCGGCTACGGTTAAGAAGACGGAGAGTGTTAAGAGGGGGGGGCCGAAGGGtagggggaagaagaaggaggttagtgaggaggcggaggcggaggaggaggaggaggaggcggggggggatgagggaggggagggggagggcgaggagagtTCTTAG
- the ucp12 gene encoding putative ATP-dependent RNA helicase ucp12 (COG:A; EggNog:ENOG503NWAW), with amino-acid sequence MARHKKTPAPAPPPPAASSAGKSSSSSGKKDTKKKSPAAEDDSFIVFTNSDKDPKRRTGGGPSKGGPSSAGQQQESIDSGPPKPTVKQIIGGASWTGKLPVNLLSEHCQRQKWDRPEYNTMKTKDGFSVIVSLSARNPKTQEVTKLPPFKLPPSHVHLAIKPTALEAKHFAATYALFRVCSMKNIHMTLPPDHRGYWKELEQLKREDVKEGKGWMYEADPFQALREREEAKREAEKKRAQVQAAREKQLQEQASFGGVPMRGPGGGSGAGGGGGGGVSNLMRGWATVPKIEMGGKTRTQLEEILRRETVWNPHGVVMTERQKGEIVRELKGLGFRQSHVEEAVEECKDREETLEWLLVHIPEDDLPRWALPEKYSAGVTVAATDLRREGAIKRLAESGYSVDLVRKIYDANGGDEGKAACALQELLLASGSNEQEKAQEEELDTWRDSDECWEEEMATLEASFGDLYSSSSPEVCKIRLEGVVNGTHKDVETHLQFRKSPEYPAQVILAIEAQLPAYIKLSIIKKALAYARESLQGEETKIYFIVDWIQQNINEIIEKPGALRDVAAVASAASEVPRPVVKSSRKRQRYPKPINWTPNPQSKQEWLARTEAPNYKKMTAQRERLPAWQVRQRVVQTVQQNQVTIISGETGSGKSTQSVQFVLDDLYDRGLGGSANIIVTQPRRISALGLADRVAEERCTQVGQEVGFSIRGEHKTSPSTKITFVTTGVLLRRLQTSGGRVEDVVASLADVSHIVIDEVHERSLDTDFLLSIVRDVLYKRRDLKLILMSATLDASSFRDYFMVDKQNVTVGLVEIAGRTYPVNDFYLDDIIRITGFSGGNLGGRNDHYDDSANQASGRDVDPVNKIIQRLGHRINYDLLADVVKAIDEELSSLQKAGGILIFLPGVAEINRACNVLRSVSSLHVLPLHASLETKEQKKVFLSPPPGKRKIVIATNVAETSITIDDIVAVIDSGRVKETSFDPQNNMRKLEETWASRAACKQRRGRAGRVQEGNCYKLYTRNLEQQMAERPEPEIRRVPLEQLCLAVRAMGIRDVSHFLSRAPTPPEVTAVEAAINMLRRMGALDGDELTALGQQLSLIPADLRCGKLMVYGSIFGCLDDCVSIAAILSTKSPFLSPPDKREEAKQAKMRFARGDGDLLTDLRAYQEFDTMMSDRVPQHRIRQFCSENFLSYPTMSDISSTRTQFYSSLTEMGIIPRWYNPQASQQQQQQSMVLLRALTASAFSPQICRIQFPDKKFAASMAGAVELDPEAKTIKYFAQESGRVFIHPSSTLFDSQGFSGHASFVSYFSMISTSKIFVRDLTPFNAYTLLLFSGAIELDTQGRGLVVDGWLRLRGWARIGVLVSRLRGVIDKLIETKVENPGVDFDKQKQDVIRLVVKMIELDGMDA; translated from the exons aTGGCCAGACACAAGAAAACACCCGCCCcagccccaccaccaccggcagcaTCATCCGCTGGGAAGAGCTCGTCGTCCAGCGGGAAAAAAGACACCAAGAAGAAATCCCCAGCAGCCGAAGACGACAGTTTCATCGTCTTCACCAACTCAGACAAGGACCCCAAGCGCCGCACAGGTGGTGGTCCCAGCAAAGGCGGTCCTTCCTCCGCTGGTCAGCAACAAGAAAGTATTGACTCTggccccccaaaaccaacagtCAAGCAAATCATTGGCGGCGCTTCCTGGACGGGAAAACTACCAGTCAATCTCCTCTCTGAGCACTGCCAACGCCAGAAATGGGATCGTCCAGAGTACAACACCATGAAGACCAAGGATGGGTTTTCGGTTATCGTCTCTTTATCTGCTCGCAACCCGAAAACGCAAGAAGTGACGAAATTGCCGCCTTTTAAACTGCCGCCTAGTCATGTCCATTTGGCGATTAAACCGACTGCGTTGGAGGCGAAGCATTTCGCGGCGACGTATGCGCTTTTTAGGGTTTGTAGTATGAAGAATATTCATATGACGCTGCCGCCGGATCATAGGGGGTATTGGAAGGAGTTGGAGCagttgaagagggaggatgtgaaggaggggaaggggtggatgtATGAGGCTGATCCGTTCCAGGCcttgagagagagggaggaggcgaagagggaggcggagaagaaaagggcGCAGGTTCAGGCTGCGAGGGAGAAGCAGCTGCAGGAGCAGGCGAGCTTTGGGGGGGTACCGATGAGGGGACCGGGTGGGGGgtcgggagcgggaggaggaggtggtgggggggtgagtaatttgatgagggggtgggcTACGGTGCCCAAGATTGAGATGGGTGGGAAGACTAGGACGCAGCTGGAGGagattttgaggagggagacggtGTGGAATCCGcatggggtggtgatgacggagaggcagaagggggagattgtgagggagttgaaggGGCTGGGGTTTAGGCAGAGCCacgtggaggaggcggtggaggagtgtAAGGATCGGGAGGAGACGTTGGAGTGGTTGCTGGTGCATATTCCGGAGGATGATTTGCCTAGGTGGGCGCTGCCGGAGAAGTATAGCGCGGGAGTTACGGTTGCTGCGACggatttgaggagggagggggcgaTCAAGCGGTTGGCGGAGTCGGGGTATTCGGTTGATTTGGTGAGGAAGATCTATGATGCCAATGGGGGTGATGAAGGGAAGGCTGCTTGCGCTCTGCAGGAGTTGCTATTGGCGAGCGGGAGTAATGAGCAGGAAAAGGCGCAGGAGGAAGAGCTTGATACCTGGAGGGACTCGGATGAgtgctgggaggaggagatggctaCTCTCGAGGCGAGCTTTGGTGATCTCTACTCGAGCAGCTCGCCTGAGGTGTGCAAGATTcggctggagggggttgttaaCGGGACTCACAAGGATGTGGAGACACACTTGCAGTTCCGAAAGTCGCCCGAGTATCCTGCGCAGGTCATCTTGGCCATCGAGGCCCAGCTTCCGGCGTACATCAAGTTgagcatcatcaagaaggcgTTGGCGTATGCGAGGGAATCACTGCAGGGCGAGGAGACCAAGATTTATTTTATCGTGGATTGGATCCAGCAGAATATCAACGAGATTATCGAGAAGCCAGGCGCTTTGAGAGATGTTGCGGCAGTGGCATCAGCTGCCTCAGAAGTACCAAGACCAGTGGTCAAGTCATCACGGAAGCGGCAACGGTATCCGAAGCCCATCAATTGGACACCAAACCCGCAGAGCAAGCAGGAGTGGTTGGCCCGGACAGAGGCTCCCAACTACAAGAAGATGACGGCGCAGAGAGAAAGACTGCCGGCTTGGCAAGTTAGGCAGAGAGTTGTCCAGACTGTTCAGCAGAACCAAGTCACCATCATTTCTGGAGAGACGGGTTCCGGAAAGTCTACGCAGTCTGTTCAGTTCGTTCTGGATGACCTGTACGATCGGGGTCTTGGCGGGAGTGCCAACATTATCGTCACCCAGCCCCGTCGTATCTCTGCTCTCGGTCTTGCCGACCGTGTGGCTGAGGAGAGATGTACTCAGGTTGGGCAGGAGGTCGGTTTCTCGATTCGTGGCGAGCACAAGACAAGCCCGAGTACCAAGATCACTTTTGTGACCACTGGTGTGTTGCTCAGAAGATTGCAAACTTCTGGCGGCAGGGTTGAAGATGTGGTGGCATCTCTGGCTGACGTCAGTCACATCGTTATCGATGAAGTCCACGAGCGTAGCTTGGACACGGACTTCCTGTTGAGCATTGTTCGCGATGTTCTTTACAAACGGAGAGATCTCAAGCTTATCCTCATGAGCGCCACTCTTGACGCGTCTTCGTTTAGGGATTACTTCATGGTAGACAAGCAGAACGTCACGGTCGGTCTGGTCGAGATCGCGGGCCGCACATATCCTGTCAATGACTTCTACCTAGACGACATCATCCGTATCACTGGCTTCAGTGGTGGAAATCTCGGTGGTAGGAACGACCACTACGACGACAGCGCAAACCAGGCGTCTGGCAGAGATGTCGACCCCGTCAACAAGATTATCCAGAGACTGGGACACCGGATCAACTATGACCTGCTTGCTGATGTTGTCAAGGCAATCGATGAGGAGCTGTCAAGCTTGCAGAAGGCCGGTGGtatcttgatcttcttgccCGGCGTGGCAGAGATCAACAGAGCGTGCAACGTCCTGCGATCAGTCAGCTCTCTTCACGTCTTGCCGCTTCATGCCTCGTTGGAGACCaaggagcaaaagaaggTGTTCTTGTCACCGCCACCTGGCAAGAGAAAGATTGTCATCGCCACCAACGTTGCTGAGAcgtccatcaccatcgacgACATCGTTGCCGTTATCGACAGTGGTCGTGTCAAGGAGACGTCGTTTGACCCCCAGAACAACATGCGGAAGCTGGAAGAGACTTGGGCTTCTCGCGCAGCTTGCAAGCAGCGCCGTGGCCGTGCCGGCCGTGTGCAAGAGGGCAACTGCTACAAGCTCTACACACGAAACCTTGAGCAGCAGATGGCTGAGCGGCCTGAGCCTGAGATCAGGAGAGTTCCTCTTGAGCAACTGTGCCTGGCTGTGAGAGCGATGGGTATCCGTGATGTCAGCCATTTCTTGTCTCGGGCGCCGACGCCCCCTGAGGTGACAGCGGTCGAGGCGGCTATCAATATGCTTCGTCGGATGGGCGCTCTGGATGGCGATGAGCTGACGGCTCTTGGTCAACAACTGTCCTTGATCCCAGCTGATCTGAGGTGCGGTAAGCTCATGGTTTATGGTTCGATCTTCGGCTGCCTCGACGACTGTGTCAGCATTGCCGCCATCCTCAGCACCAAAAGCCCCTTCTTGTCGCCGCCAGACAAGCGCGAGGAGGCCAAACAGGCCAAAATGCGCTTCGCTAGAGGCGACGGTGACCTGCTCACTGACCTCCGCGCCTACCAAGAATTCGACACCATGATGTCGGATCGCGTGCCTCAGCACCGCATCCGCCAATTCTGCTCCGAGAACTTCTTATCCTATCCCACCATGTCAGACATCTCTTCCACCCGCACCCAGTTTTACTCTAGCTTGACCGAGATGGGGATCATTCCCCGTTGGTATAACCCTCAAGCctcacagcaacaacagcagcagtcgaTGGTCCTCCTTCGTGCGTTGACAGCCTCTGCATTTTCCCCACAAATCTGCCGCATTCAGTTCCCCGACAAGAAGTTTGCTGCTTCCATGGCTGGTGCGGTGGAGTTGGATCCCGAAGCAAAGACGATCAAGTACTTTGCTCAGGAGAGCGGGAGGGTGTTTATCCACCCCAGCAGCACGCTGTTTGACTCGCAGGGGTTTTCGGGACACGCGAGCTTTGTGTCGTATTTCAGCATGATTTCGACGAGCAAGATTTTTGTCAGGGATTTGACGC CATTCAACGCttacaccctcctcctcttttctgGCGCCATTGAACTCGACACGCAGGGTCGTGGCCTGGTGGTGGACGGTTGGTTGAGACTGAGAGGCTGGGCGAGAATCGGTGTCTTGGTGTCGAGGCTGAGGGGCGTGATCGATAAGCTGATCGAGACAAAGGTCGAGAACCCGGGCGTGGACTTTGACAAGCAGAAGCAGGATGTGAtcaggttggtggtgaagatgattgagttggatgggatggatgctTAG
- a CDS encoding uncharacterized protein (EggNog:ENOG503P1YV; COG:J): MTTPLPPLPGNYATALNLIDAAHAQDPRPGPNDVPYELHYAQKMTRWLARRKKDASPALQLACRAQHFRRWEIPRSTYPMTRPGYLTWRAKQKSVAATQLTQLLSSDEIQPGLDKEEIERVAALVRKEDLKNNEETQVLEDVACLVFLDDQFDDFESKPEIDEDKIISILQKTWGKMSEEGRGLALGMELSERAKMLVGRALA, from the exons ATGacaaccccccttcctcccctcccaggCAATTACGCCACAGCCCTTAACCTCATCGATGCAGCCCACGCCCAAGACCCCCGGCCCGGCCCCAACGACGTCCCCTACGAGCTGCACTACGCCCAAAAAATGACTCGCTGGCTGGCCAGGCGGAAAAAGGATGCGTCGCCCGCCCTGCAGCTGGCCTGTCGAGCGCAGCATTTTCGACG CTGGGAAATCCCCCGCTCAACCTACCCCATGACCCGGCCGGGCTACCTCACCTGGCGGGCAAAACAAAAGTCTGTCGCTGCCACCCAGCTCACCCAGCTCCTGTCCTCAGACGAGATCCAGCCTGGGCTGGACAAAGAAGAGATTGAGCGTGTAGCTGCGCTGGTGAGGAAAGAAGACCTCAAAAATAACGAGGAGACGCAGGTGCTGGAGGACGTGGCCTGCTTGGTGTTTTTGGACGACCAGTTTGATGATTTCGAGAGCAAGCCTGAGATTGACGAGGACAAGATAATCAGCATTCTGCAAAAGACGTGGGGGAAGATgagcgaggaggggagggggttggcgttggggatGGAGTTGAGTGAGAGGGCCAAGATGTTGGTCGGGAGGGCGCTTGCTTAG
- a CDS encoding uncharacterized protein (COG:C; EggNog:ENOG503NUFP): MSRKISPAELSQHDAPSSLWLAINGLVYDLTAFAPSHPGGLQILLQHAGQDASVPYNKVHSPSLIRTSLPPTAQIGSSDSVQTPVPQIFSSVPTKPPLSTLISPHDFPLAAIPSLTPKATAFISSAATDCLTHRANSSLYSHLALRPRILINVSTPTTPLVTTILNCPVSSPIFISPTSLGKIIHPSGEKAIALACSNLDMAQTISTSASFTLSEILSGQNTSHPAFLQLYVDKNRVNSERVIEEAARNGVRAVMVTVDAPVPGKREADERIPTAAGGGTLAPMAGTAAAVGDGKGAALGRVMGGYIDDSFSWEDLGWVKGLLPEGVKLVLKGVQTAADAVRAMETGLVDGIVISNHGGRSLDTATGTILVLLELQRCCPGVFDRMEVLIDGGVRRGTDVFKALCLGARGVGVGRGVLWALGGYGREGVERYLEILNDELVTTMKMCGVTSLEELHPGLVNTRAVDHLVPKRVGEEHPYAKWRRKSKL, encoded by the coding sequence atgtCCCGCAAGATATCCCCAGCAGAACTATCCCAACATGACGCCCCCAGTTCCCTCTGGCTAGCAATCAACGGCCTAGTCTACGACCTCACCGCCTtcgccccctcccacccGGGCGGtctccaaatcctccttcAACATGCCGGCCAAGACGCCTCAGTCCCCTACAACAAAGTGCACTCACCCTCCCTAATCCGGACTTCCCTTCCTCCAACAGCACAAATCGGATCATCTGACTCGGTCCAAACCCCCGTTCCCCAGATATTCTCATCTGTGCCCACCAAGCCCCCATTATCAACCTTGATCTCCCCCCACGACTtccccctcgccgccatcccctccctcaccccaaAGGCAACCGCattcatctcctccgccgcaaCTGACTGCCTCACCCACCGcgccaactcctccctctactcccacctcgccctccgcCCCCGCATCCTGATCAACGTCTCCACCCCGACCACCCCcctcgtcaccaccatcctcaactgTCCCGTCTCATCACCCATAttcatctcccccacctccctggGGAAAATAATCCACCCGTCTGGTGAAAAGGCCATAGCACTGGCTTGTTCCAACCTCGACATGGCCCAAACAATCAGCACGTCTGCATCCTTCACCCTGTCGGAAATTTTATCTGGGCAAAATACCTCTCACCCGGCGTTTCTGCAGTTGTATGTTGATAAAAACAGGGTTAATTCTGAGAGGGTGATTGAAGAGGCGGCGAGGAATGGGGTCAGGGCGGTGATGGTCACGGTTGATGCGCCGGTGCCTGGGAAGCGGGAGGCTGATGAACGGATTCccactgctgctggggggggGACACTGGCTCCGATGGCGGGGACGgcagctgctgttggggacGGGAAAGGGGCGGcgctggggagggtgatgggggggtaTATTGATGATTCGTTTTCGTGGGAGGATTTGGGGTGGGTGAAGGGCTTGTTGCCGGAGGGGGTTAAGCTTGTGTTGAAGGGGGTGCAGACTGCGGCCGATGCGGTTAGGGCGATGGAgacggggttggtggatgggattGTCATTTCCAACCATGGAGGGAGGAGTCTTGACACTGCTACCGGGACGATTTTGGTGCTCTTGGAGCTGCAGAGGTGTTGTCCGGGGGTGTTTGACAGGATGGAGGTGTTGATtgatgggggggtgaggagggggacggaTGTGTTCAAGGCGTTGTGTTTGGgggcgaggggggtgggcgttgggaggggggtgctgTGGGCGTTGGGGGGgtatgggagggagggggtggagaggtatTTGGAGATTTTGAACGATGAGCTggtgacgacgatgaagatgtGTGGGGTGACGAGTTTGGAGGAGTTGCACCCGGGGTTGGTGAACACGAGGGCGGTCGATCATTTGGTGCCGAAgagggtgggtgaggagCATCCTTATGcgaagtggaggaggaagagtaaGTTGTGA